The Clarias gariepinus isolate MV-2021 ecotype Netherlands chromosome 28, CGAR_prim_01v2, whole genome shotgun sequence DNA window agtctTAGAGGTGAGAGAAGCAGACGACTATGAGACAGGTCATAAAACGTAAACAGTAAGGGGATGGGTAGTGATactcagtgtacagtgtgtacccaAAGTACATGGGGAAAAAACCCTAGAGTGACCCAGACATGAACTGTACTTGTTTTATAATTAGCTGAGCACACCTAATGAAGGATTAAAACGTGTTGAATAAACGTACAACACATGCACCTGCAGTCGCGCACACATGTCTAAGTAACAATATAGACAAATACCGAAAAGACACACATCAGTTTTACgaatactgagtttaataagagtagacacTTGTATGTGCATCTACATAATACCAAACAcagagatgcttacccatggtcTGTCTCTTTAgagaactgtagaataaaccagGACAAACCAGGAATGTATAGTAAAGATAAGCACCAccctgttattttttataaactaaacaaaagaagtgtaaagataatggaacgtaatttgcaagaaaaaatgaattataatggGAAAAAGTATAATCACTTGGTACAGATGACGTAGGGAGTCAGGTGACGAGGTATATGACGTGACATAATATGGTAGAAAAATGATGGGAGAATTTCTCTGGAAAAGTTTACTTATAATGGGTTAATAATTAGgtaagaagggggaaaaaaagaactaaGGAGACATGGTGTGCATCCCTCCGcttgaaaactgtatataatgagTCAGACAGTCTGCTCGTGATAATGCTTGGATTTACGGCCTAAGAATTACAAGTGCGGCTCACTTGGGTTTTATTGCTGCAAAAAAATTCTGCTTACTTCATACACatctgcacagagtcctgagtCGTTCTTTGACTAGAGATACAgcgtttgtttaatatttttaattaaggtaACATTAACAAGTGGAAGGTAAAATTCTCTCACAGCATTAAACTTGGTTACTTTTTTCTGCAACTTGTTAAAAAATTGAGATAATTACAGAGATAACCAACTCTGTTGTTAAACTACCAAATTATGTTTGGGACACcctatacagtgtatatatgcTTTTACGAGGATCTTTTATAtgaggattaaaaaaatttacaatttcTTCAACTAATTATTTGATTTTGATTCGGTCGATACAGATACAGGAATGatggtcaggggtgcacatacttttggtcaGAGTTTTTGTAAATCTTGTTGTAAAACAAGGAGCGGATGTTGAGGAGACACGGCACCAGAGTGACTCGCTTctgatggaaatggcagtaataaagggtgccaataattttgaatACAGTGTTATTTGTAGGTTTGTGACCTTTCCAATTCTTTGTgacttaaagtgtgtgtgtgtgtgtgtgtgtgtgtgtgtgtgtgtgtgtgcaggatgagAGGGTGAAGGAGCTGGCTCAGGATCTGGCAGACAGACTGGACCTAAAGACACGTAAAGCCTACGTCGGTGTGCAGGTCAGTCACgtctgtgttcttttttttattcgtgTCACGTGACGCGCGGTGAGATCCGCCACATCGTTGATTGGTTTCCTATGAGAGCGTGACGCAGTGTGTGTAATTCTGACCCGGCTAAAGTGTGTGACTCTGTTCCTGCTCTGCTTCAGGGTGGAACCGAGAGCAGCCCAGAACTCCTGCCTCCTCTAGAACAGGtgagtctttttcttttctttccgtCTTGAATCTTCAGTTCTACAGTTGAATCTTGAAATTGTTTCTCTTCTCGTAAAGATCACTAACGGACTGGATAGCTTGTGTGACGTCACAGGTGGGTGTGAATATTTTTGCTCTTCAGGttgttgtgtctttttagaaatgttaaaatttttgttCTCATATTTTGagatcttcttcttctctttccgtCACAGCGGACGTGTGCGCGAGTGCGTCGCCCGTCCTGCCCGCCCCGGTCCCTGTGAGCGAGGCGTCCGAGGAGGCGTCCGTGTGTCTGTCGGTGCCCGTGTCCGAGCAGTTGGAGGACTGCGAGGTGATTGGGGACGAGCTGGACACACTGCTGGACTGCGTCTCCGAGCAAGAGCAGCTCCCGCATGTGAGTCGAGTTGATGTCGAGATGATGTCTTTGTTCTCCTCGTCCCTCTGTCTCACCCTATCCTTTGCGCGTCTCTCAGACTCCATCCAAAGGCAGCGTCGTCCCCACTCACGTCCCGGTGATGCGTCTGGGCCTGCCGTTCCCCGCGCAGCTCCCCGCCCCCTCGCCGCGTCTTCCTCCGGCATTCTTCCCCTCGGCCGTCAGTCACCTGAACGAGCTCGACTCCTTCTGCGAGGTGGGACGCGACCCGGCTCTCTCGGTCAGACCCCTGGACTCGCTCGACTCCTTCGCTCAGGCTTTGGGTCAGAGCTCGGTGCCTCAGCAGCTCCCTCTAGTGGTGGGAGGAGAAGGTCTCGACTCACTCTCGGAGTTTACGCTGCCCGGTGAGTGTGTTTACCACCGCACCACTCCGCAACACTGATGgacacataggccacgcctcctccaccagcactgaccccccccccctctctttccAGATGATAAAGTGTCTCGTAGTTTCCTCCCTCCAGTGAAGATCAGAAGCTCCTCAAACTGCGTGAGCGCCACTTCCACGGTCAGTCTCTGTCTCTCGTCCACTTGCTTTTCATCTCCTTTCATCTTGTTtccttttttagtttgtttgtacGTTCTTTTCTGCtgtatttatttctctctctatcctTCCCATTTCCTTCATTCCTTTATCTTTTTCCCTCCATTCCTACACTCTATCTCTCTTATTCCTTCCTTTCTCACTCCCTCTAATGTCCTCAGTTCTTCCATCTATTGGACTTATTCCCTCTTTTCGTCCCTCTATCCATCTCATACTCTCCGTTCATCCCTCTATCCGTTTTGTTCCCTCCATTCCTCCCTCTGTCCCCTTCATTTCCTTTCGCCCCTTTTTTCCTCACTCTGTCTACTCTTTTCATCCCTCTATCCCCTACTCATTCTTTTTATGCCCCTCATTCCTTCTGTCTCTATCTCCCTCATTCCCTCTATCCTTCTCATACTTTTTGTTCATCCCTCTATCCCTCTTATtcccttttgctttttttcatcCTTCGTTCCCCCATTTTTCCCTCGATCTATTTAATTCCCTTTGttcttctctctgtctttcattttctccgttcttctctctccatctccccTAATGTCCTCTGTTCTTTTCTCTATCTTTCTCATACACTTTATTCATCCCTCTATCCCACtcattttcttctgttttttcaaTCTAtctcttttacatttacatttaggcattaggcagatgctcttatccagagcgacttacatttttatctcattacacatctgagcagttgagggttaagggccttgctcaagggcccaacagtggcgacttggtggttgtggggtttggacctgggatcttccgaaccgtagtccaatgccttaaccactgagctacccctgacccctctTTTATTCCCCTCAGTTATTTCCTCTCATTCTTTCCATCCTTTATTCTATCTTTCTCATTTCATCCATTTTCCCCCCTCTATCCTTCTTGTTCCCTCCCATCAAATGGTCTTTTCATGCAAAGTATGACCTTCTATACTaactctgtttgtgtgtgtgtgtgtgtgtgtgtgtgtgtgtgtgtgtgtgtgtgtgtgcgcgtgtttgtcttagctttccaaaaatcctcttgaacacacacacgactTCACTCAGGCCTGTTCAGCCTGTTTTATACgtacaggtaacacacacacacacacacacatacacacacacacacgttttataGACGTCACATGACTCACGTGTTTCAGCCCCACCCTGGTCTCCATGGCGATCAGTCTGCCTGCTCTCGTCCCCCTGTCTCAGGTGCAGGTGTGCTGGACTGCGAGTACAGGACGGATTTGTCTCACAGCTGTAAGAAAGACATCCTGCTGTGCAGGAGGAAGGGCGGGGTCAATCCGCCATGGAGGCGTGTCCGGCCACGCCCAGCCCGGAGCAACTTCCTGGGTCCTTACGTGCTGTGTAAAGGTGAGACGGCACGGCGCTGATTAGAGAGGATTTACCGTAATACATGTTATCTACATATCTCATactgcgcgtgtgtgtgtgtgtgtgtgtgtgtgtgtgtagaggttcTAGAGCGACAGGACTGTAAATACGGCGAGGCCTGCACCTTTGGGTATTGTCAGGAGGAGATCGACGTGTGGATGCAGGAGAGGCGGGGCTCACTGAACCGCGAGCTGCTCTTCAACCcggtctcgtccaatcagagaCAAGCACTGAGCGTCAACAAACTACTGGATACACACCGCGGCATGTTCATGTTCCTCTGTGaggtacacacacgcgcacacacttgATTATCACGGGTTTACATTAGCATTACCACTaatctcctgtgtgtgtgtgtgtgtgtgtgtgtgtgtgtgtgtgtgtgtgtgtgtgtgtagggctgCTTTGACGGTAAACCCAGGCTCATCAGTAAGCGCTGTAAGGAGAACCCGTCCCTGTGCTCCAACATAAACGCCCACCATCCGTTCGACAGAACCAAGTTCGTTCCCTCCATCGTCCTTTGTCTCAGAGCCGCGTCATGTGACCGTGCTGTAATAAGGATATATCAGAACCCTTTGTAACAACGATCGGTTCAGCAGTGATGGAGCGGCTTTGCGCTGTCTCTTTGTCCCATGTTATGTGTTAAACTGATCAGAAACACATTATGTACTTCCTCCGTGTGTCCCCGAGTCTGATAGGCTGAGTGGACATTCTTACTTTTTCTCTTCCTGTCCCTGTCTTtctgattttctctctctctctctctctctctctctcttttcccaaTTTCAtactttctgtctctttcccactttttttcttccagtttctttctatttctgtctctcttgttgttttatctatttatctttctctatgtctctctttgtctctctctctctctctctcctatttCACACTTTCCGTCTCTCTCCCTATCTGTCTACCCATGTCTCTCTTTCATTCTGTCTCCCTGTCCCTCTCCCTTTGGCTTTCTATGTGTCTCTCCCTCTTTTGTCTGTTTCTTTCCatccctgtctctttctctatGTCTCTTTCTGccctgtctccctgtctgtctcataTTCTGTCTTTTACGATgtctcacacttttttttttccattttgctctttatgtttctctgtctgtcccaTCTCcattctgtctctttgtctctccctTGTGTGTCTTcttgtttctctctctatcccttttttaatctttgtctctttctgcTCTGTCTCCCTgcccgtctctctctgtctcatgtTCTGcatttctcctctctctctacTATTTAGTtctttctgtctccctgtccCACGCCATTTGACTTGCTCTGCCTCATTCCGTCTTATCTCCCTATTTCTCTCtattcctgtctctgtctcattTTCTCtaccccccccctctctctccctgtgtcgTACAGTTTagcaagttttttgttttgtcactCACTTTTATTATATGATCAGCTGATTTAATGTTttgtctctttgtgtgtgtgtgtgtgtgtgtgtgtgttaggtgtctGGTGCATGCGGTGAAGAAGAACAGCAGCAGTATGTGTTACACTAAGATCCGGCCCCTCAGCGCACACCGTCAGCTCGCCGTGTGTCGTCACGAGCGTTACGGCTGCCAGCGCGACAGGAGCTGCAGCTTCGCTCACTCGCTGATCGAACTGCAGTGCTGGATCCTGCAGAGATACcacggtacacacacacacacacacacacacgcacacacaagcacacacactcattagaGAGCTCTATgacaatttgtgtgtgtgtgtgtgtgtgtgtgtgtgtgtgtgtgtaggcaccAACCCAGAGGAGATTGTGCAAGAATCCAAGAAGCACTGGAACAAGCAGAGAGTGAGTACTTACTgtcactgaacacacacacacacacacacacacacacacacacacacacatttattaataattcatgaTGAGCGGTCAAGTTTATACTTATTCTTAATAGAAAATAGTTTATTATATTCATTCCcacattttaattacttttatattcagtatatatttatttatgtgtgtttatttatccatttatttatatatttatttatatttattgatattttttatttcactcttGCAGCCAGTAAACATTTCTGGCTTCCACACCAACGGCAGCGTATCCAGACTGGAGGGGCAGAACAGATGGGCGGAGTCTAACGGGAAGGCGTGGCCGGAGCGGACCTCGGGAACGAGAAGCGCCTCGGCGGCGAAAGGTCACGACCTGCGTCTGACCATGAAGTTCGTGTGCGGTCAGTGCTGGAGCGTCGGGCTGCCGAGTGAACCGGACAAAGCGCTCAAGTACTGCAGCGCTAAAGCGcgacacaggtacacacacgtTAAcactaagacacacacacacacacattcatgtatatatatatattaaagcacATGGTGTTTTATATCTGCTCATGCGCTTTGACGCGTGCGTGTTGTCTCTCCCGTAGCTGGATTAAAGAGCGCAGGGTGCTTCTGGTCAAATCCTTAGACAGGGAGAAGTGGGTGGCCGTGCGACCTTTGCCCTTTGCCAAGACGTTCCCTCAGCAATACGACGTGAGTCACGTTCCCCTGGGGTGTGATCCCACGTCACATCACCGCCTATGTCATGTTGTGGCCTGATAAGTCCCGCCTCCGGCGCCTCGTTAACCAATCAGGCTGCAGATAATTGAAATGGGAGAGTATTAGTAATCCAggcttactgtgtgtgtgtgtgtgtgtgtgtgtgtgtgtgtgtttttctgcatGCAGATCTGTGTCCACGTCCTGAAGGAGAAGAAGTGCCACTACATCGGGAACTGCTCTTTCGCTCACAGCCTGGAGGAGCAGGAGCTGTGGACCTACATGAAGAACACCGGCTGTGAGAAACCACACCTTCTAAAACTTACGCTTAATACTTGTATGAATCCAGGGGGCCAAAACTTTTCATCTCTTTTCACCCATTTGGTGATTACATAAGAGAAAGCAGTCAGTTCCATGTCTTGGCATTTTAGTGTATTATGGAAACAAAACCgggtttgtgtgtctgtgtgtgtgtgtgtgtgtgtgtgtgtgtgttttgtagtgcGGGACCTGCAGCAGGTCTATGACACCTGGTCTTcgacagccaatcagaacaagCGATCCGACGGCACCTCGACACCCCAGTACGGCGAGGAGAAGCAGATCACCATGCCGACGGACTTCGCCGAAGCCGCCGTGAGTTTGCGCGTGAAACTTCACGTCTAGACTAATGATGATACGATAATGACACGATGTCATCACGATATCTAAGTGTCGAtacgatttgtattgcgattatATGCGATGGTGTAAATATCAGGATATATTTAGATTAGTTATTTTGGATTCAgtcacaattctaaacaaacttggcaaataaatCGCTCTTACCACACAggatgtgtaaatagtttagagtgcgccaTCTGCAGGTTTAAAGAGGAATTGCGACATTTTTCCACCtcaaatgtaaacatgtatgaataaaaataaaaaaaaatagattttgagtGTTTTATCCGAGAcgggtttaaatgtatttcactatattttgcacattttcatctcattctttatatacagtatatttgtatatatttttttcgtaTATAATAATCTTTTTCTCTTAGTCATCTCTGTTGAAGCATGGGTCATCTCCCACGTgtgtactttattattattatttatttattttttttattttaattaactataagCTCAAGATTTGACGAGTGCAAAGGTGTGCATGTCTATTGTGTTATTGTACTGGacctttaaaatttctttcaggatcaataaagtgtctgtctgtctatcagtctgtctgtctatcaacctgtctgtctctgtctgtctgtctatcaacctgtctgtctgtccctgtcTGTCAATCTTTCTGCCTCTGTCTGgctctctgtctgtcagtctgtctgtctgtcagtctatCTAAATCTCCTTCGGTGTCCCAAtaatcacaatcacacacactgttcacgATT harbors:
- the zc3h7ba gene encoding zinc finger CCCH-type containing 7Ba produces the protein MNQDRQTRKEEIQKALAFIQSSLPYPDPDGYESFLMQLVCNLLDEGNAAFWEGDWTLARGHFSEGVSVAKYAQGEGVAIPAALLESLYVNRAAAQHNMGDLEASVRDCDSALGVCKDSGKALYRKAVCLKELGRLNEAYECSTACLLTSPQDERVKELAQDLADRLDLKTRKAYVGVQGGTESSPELLPPLEQITNGLDSLCDVTADVCASASPVLPAPVPVSEASEEASVCLSVPVSEQLEDCEVIGDELDTLLDCVSEQEQLPHTPSKGSVVPTHVPVMRLGLPFPAQLPAPSPRLPPAFFPSAVSHLNELDSFCEVGRDPALSVRPLDSLDSFAQALGQSSVPQQLPLVVGGEGLDSLSEFTLPDDKVSRSFLPPVKIRSSSNCVSATSTLSKNPLEHTHDFTQACSACFIRTGAGVLDCEYRTDLSHSCKKDILLCRRKGGVNPPWRRVRPRPARSNFLGPYVLCKEVLERQDCKYGEACTFGYCQEEIDVWMQERRGSLNRELLFNPVSSNQRQALSVNKLLDTHRGMFMFLCEGCFDGKPRLISKRCKENPSLCSNINAHHPFDRTKCLVHAVKKNSSSMCYTKIRPLSAHRQLAVCRHERYGCQRDRSCSFAHSLIELQCWILQRYHGTNPEEIVQESKKHWNKQRPVNISGFHTNGSVSRLEGQNRWAESNGKAWPERTSGTRSASAAKGHDLRLTMKFVCGQCWSVGLPSEPDKALKYCSAKARHSWIKERRVLLVKSLDREKWVAVRPLPFAKTFPQQYDICVHVLKEKKCHYIGNCSFAHSLEEQELWTYMKNTGLRDLQQVYDTWSSTANQNKRSDGTSTPQYGEEKQITMPTDFAEAADDFYCHLCRRHSNSERQWQQHISSERHKERVLSGAGEDESLTWIHRFPGQYFSLCPRLEAGCAEGVSCDYAHGEEELQEWRERRDFLRRRLERARADMLIGHNDYDFGKYNFLVQE